From a region of the Primulina eburnea isolate SZY01 chromosome 7, ASM2296580v1, whole genome shotgun sequence genome:
- the LOC140837441 gene encoding SWI/SNF complex subunit SWI3C-like — protein MPASTSEGRSRWRKRKREYPAARKSKLKEPEKDEAFEDNEDDEDPDLDPPQNHLENEDDPHNQNSDKVAQMSRETESENLMEGGLKICDFPVAIKRLVNRPHSSVFGIVEAERAARNGDSRDQGHTGVAMLENISYGQLLALSAVPRDSSALSGAPLEDTASGSGVGSYVVQPPKVIPARGVTKRLGSACCVHVVPAHADWFSPNSVHRLERQVVPLFFSGRSAEHTPERYMEGRNFIVAKYMENPEKHLSVADCQGLATGFDTDDMNRVFRFLVNWGIINYCATPLKHEAPKDETYLREESNGELCVPSDALKSIDSLIQFDKPRCRLKATDVYPELAHQCDEEADFESSIREQLSEHQCNYCSRSISTAYYQSQKVADVLLCVDCYLEGRFVTGHSSLDFMKISFMKYFRDVDGDSWSDQETLLLLEGMQLYEENWSKIADHVGTKSKDQCLLHFVRLPLDSAPLDNIDLPTTSGSSNMCNGDDFGKSVPNSNGFNSRMCDSESKFLFTNSGNPVMNLVAFLASTLGPRVAAACAHASLLELSKDGSKDGSPHEEMTNSSKKGPWSELDAEVVPLSAERVRTAAKYGLAAAALKAKLFADHEEREIQRLSANIINHQLKRLELKLKQFAEVETMLMRECEQMERARQRISAERALMMSAQFGSGVPSRPTALPGIGATNLNDNATGNNRQPGSQQPFISGYSNNQPIHPRMPLGQQGAYALGPRPPLSSLHPSSSNSNAFNPSSGSPSSLGHPMLRPVSGTKSGLG, from the exons ATGCCAGCTTCCACCTCAG AGGGAAGATCGAGGTGGAGGAAGAGGAAAAGAGAGTACCCAGCTGCACGAAAATCTAAGCTAAAGGAGCCTGAAAAGGATGAAGCATTTGAGGACAATGAGGACGATGAAGACCCCGATCTGGACCCACCTCAAAACCACCTTGAAAATGAAGATGACCCTCACAATCAGAACTCAGATAAAGTTGCCCAGATGTCACGAGAAACAGAGAGTGAAAATTTGATGGAAGGTGGATTGAAAATTTGTGATTTCCCAGTTGCGATCAAGAGATTGGTTAATAGACCACATTCATCGGTTTTCGGAATTGTGGAAGCAGAGAGGGCTGCAAGGAATGGCGATAGCAGGGATCAGGGGCACACTGGTGTGGCTATGTTGGAGAATATATCATATGGGCAGCTGCTTGCGCTGTCTGCCGTACCCCGTGATAGTTCAGCTTTATCAGGAGCTCCATTGGAGGATACTGCAAGCGGGAGTGGTGTTGGATCTTACGTGGTCCAGCCACCTAAGGTAATTCCTGCTCGTGGGGTTACTAAAAGGCTTGGGAGTGCATGTTGTGTACATGTTGTTCCTGCACATGCAG ATTGGTTTTCCCCAAATTCAGTACATCGATTGGAGCGACAAGTGGTGCCACTTTTTTTCTCTGGTAGGTCAGCAGAACATACTCCAGAGAGGTATATGGAGGGTCGCAACTTTATAGTAGCCAAGTATATGGAGAACCCGGAAAAACACCTATCTGTTGCTGATTGTCAGGGACTAGCAACTGGATTTGATACTGACGATATGAATCGAGTTTTTCGGTTTCTTGTTAATTGGGGGATAATCAACTATTGTGCAACACCTCTTAAGCATGAGGCTCCAAAGGATGAGACATACTTACGCGAGGAATCAAATGGTGAACTTTGTGTGCCTTCGGATGCTTTGAAATCTATCGATAGTTTGATCCAATTTGACAAGCCCAGGTGTAGGCTCAAGGCAACTGATGTCTATCCAGAACTTGCACATCAGTGTGATGAGGAAGCTGACTTTGAAAGTTCCATCCGAGAGCAATTGTCTGAGCATCAATGCAACTACTGTTCTCGTTCTATTTCTACTGCATACTATCAGTCACAGAAAGTG GCTGATGTGCTGTTGTGTGTGGATTGCTATCTTGAGGGACGATTTGTTACTGGTCACTCCAGCCtagattttatgaaaatcagTTTCATGAAATATTTCAGGGATGTGGATGGGGATAGCTGGAGTGACCAGGAAACATTACTGCTGCTCGAGGGAATGCAGCTGTACGAAGAAAACTGGAGTAAAATCGCGGATCATGTTGGTACAAAATCAAAAGATCAGTGCCTCCTTCATTTCGTGCGACTTCCTCTAGATTCCGCTCCCCTTGACAATATCGATCTCCCAACTACATCTGGTTCATCAAATATGTGCAATGGTGATGATTTTGGAAAATCAGTACCAAATTCCAATG GTTTCAACTCGCGAATGTGTGATTCTGAAAGCAAATTCCTGTTTACAAATTCTGGGAATCCAGTGATGAACTTG GTTGCCTTCCTGGCCTCTACACTGGGGCCAAGAGTAGCTGCTGCATGTGCTCATGCGTCCTTGCTTGAATTATCCAAGGATGGAAGCAAGGATGGGAGCCCTCATGAAGAAATGACGAATAGCAGTAAGAAAG GTCCTTGGAGCGAACTTGATGCTGAAGTTGTTCCTTTATCTGCTGAAAGGGTGAGAACTGCTGCAAAATATGGTCTTGCTGCTGCCGCTTTAAAGGCCAAACTTTTCGCTGATCACGAAGAGCGTGAAATCCAAAGGTTATCCGCTAATATTATAAACCATCAG TTGAAGAGATTAGAGCTGAAGTTGAAGCAGTTTGCAGAGGTGGAGACCATGCTCATGAGGGAATGTGAACAGATGGAACGGGCAAGGCAGAGGATATCAGCAGAACGGGCCCTCATGATGTCGGCTCAGTTCGGATCTGGTGTACCATCTCGACCAACTGCTTTACCTGGCATAGGTGCTACCAATTTGAACGACAATGCCACAGGAAATAACAGACAACCCGGATCACAGCAACCATTCATTTCTGGGTACAGCAATAACCAACCTATCCACCCTCGTATGCCACTCGGGCAACAAGGGGCATATGCGCTGGGACCAAGGCCGCCCCTTTCATCTTTACATCCATCTTCATCAAACTCTAATGCATTTAACCCTTCATCGGGTTCTCCATCTTCTCTTGGTCACCCAATGCTAAGACCTGTCTCCGGGACTAAATCTGGTTTAGGTTAA